CGGCGTTCCACCGGATGAAGGCCCGGATCCGCCGCTCGATGTGCTCGTCGCCGGGGAACCAGGGCTCACGCTCGGGCGGGATCGAGTTGATGTAGTCGGTGCTCCGCAGTGCGGGCACGCCGACCTGTCGCTCCCGGGCGCGCTCGATCAGCTTGAGCATCAGGTAGCGCGCTCGCGCCTTGCCCCGTTCGTCCAGGACCGCGTCGAGCGATTCGACCCACTCCCGTGTCTCGTCGGGGTCGATGTCGGGGAGCTGGGTGGGCATCCCCTCGGTGATGATGGCTGGTGGTTCGTGTCCGGAAGCCACGTTGTCCTGCCGTTCTCTCTGGTTGTCTTCACCGCAATCCTGTCACCTGTTCGGTATGCGTTCTACTTCGCCTTCCTTTCCGGACCGATTCGGGCCGGTCGGGCCAGATCTCAGCGGACACGCCTCGTACCCGCCACGCGCATACCGGACACGTCACGGAACCCTGGTGCATACTTGCGCGACGCGGTACGTCACGATGGACTATCGCTGAGCAGCAGGCTACTGACACCTACCCCCGGGTAAGCGGGGATCACGGAGGAGGACACGTGAGCGCGACCGCGGACCACGCGGACGGCAAGAGCGGAGTGCCGAACATGGCCTCCCGGCTCGGCCTGGAGGCCGGCTGGGTCGTCCAGGAGATCGGATACGACGATGACTGCGACGACGAGTTCCGCGATGCGATCCGGGAGATCACCGGCGAAGCCTTCGTCGACGAGGACACCGACGAAGTCGTCGACGTAGTACTGCTCTGGTTCCGTGAGGACGACGGCGACCTGGTCGACGCGTTCTTCGACATCCTGACCGACCTCAAGGCCGGTGGAGTGGTCTGGCTGCTGACCCCGAAGGTCGGCCGCGACGGCTACGTCGAGACCAGCGACATCACCGAGGCCGCGCCGGTCGCAGGCCTGGCGACGACCAGCACCCTGAGCGTGACCGACGACTGGTCCGCCACCAAGCTGGTGGTTCCGAAGTCCGGCCGCCGGGGGTGAGCCTCCCGGCTGTCGGCAGCCGGGCCCCCGACTTCGAGACCCAGAACCAGTACGGCGAACCGGTCCGGCTGAGCGATTACGCCGGCCGGCGGGACGTCGTACTGGTCTTCTATCCGTATGCCTTCAGCCAGGTCTGCACCAGCGAACTGGCCGACCTACGGGATCGCCCGTCGCTCCTGGCCGCCGCTGAGTTCCTGGCGATCTCGTGCGACCCGATGTTCACGCTGCGGGCCTATGCCGACGCCCAGAACCTCAACTTCGGCCTACTGACCGACTTCTGGCCTCACGGCGCGATCGCGTCGGCGTACGGCGTCTTCGCCCCCGATCGCGGCTGCGCCCTTCGCGCCACCTTCGTCATAGACCGCACCGGCGTCATCCGCTGGTCCGTCCTGAACCCGATCCCCGAAGCCCGAAACCCCGACGACTACGCCGAGGCCCTGGCGATGGTGGGCTGTGAGGGACTCGAACCCCCGACCCCCTCGGTGTAAACGAGGTGCTCTAACCAACTGAGCTAACAGCCCATATCCACGGCAAACGAAGCCCGGCCAACGACGGGCCGGGAAGTTGCGCTCCTGCGGAGCAAGCGGACCGACCTTATCATCTCACCCGGAGCGTTGCCGCGCCGCGCGCAGCACCCCGATGACGGCGCCGATGAGCCACAGCGCGAAGGCCACGGACGCCATACCCCCGCTCCAGAAGCCGGACAGGCACAGTACGGCGACCGCGTAGGACGCCCAGATCGCCCACCTCGGCAGAACACCCGCCTGCTGGGCGATCCGCGTCGTGACGGCGACCAGCACACCGCAGCCGATCAGCCCGGTGAGCGCGAGGACCTGCCCCGCCATACCGAGCGCGCGGACGGTATTCGGGTCGGCGGCGAACTCGTCCGACCATGCCGCGACCGCGCTCCCCACATCGAGTGAGACGCCGGTGATCATCAGCCCGCCGAACAGCGCCGCGGCCGGCACGATCGCATGCGCGAGCGGGTCGCCGCCGGACAGTCGGTCCAGCACTCGCCGCAGGCCGGTGGCGAACCAGAGCAGCAGTGCGACGCCCGCGGCGAGCACGGGCATCCCGATACCGGCGGCCGCCTGCCGCGCGTCGTCGTTGAGCCTCGCCAGGATGTCCGAGTCCGACATGCCTGCGTCGTCGACGCCGACCAGGTAGCCCAGCGCCACC
This Kribbella sp. NBC_00482 DNA region includes the following protein-coding sequences:
- a CDS encoding DUF3052 domain-containing protein, whose protein sequence is MSATADHADGKSGVPNMASRLGLEAGWVVQEIGYDDDCDDEFRDAIREITGEAFVDEDTDEVVDVVLLWFREDDGDLVDAFFDILTDLKAGGVVWLLTPKVGRDGYVETSDITEAAPVAGLATTSTLSVTDDWSATKLVVPKSGRRG
- a CDS encoding peroxiredoxin, with the protein product MSLPAVGSRAPDFETQNQYGEPVRLSDYAGRRDVVLVFYPYAFSQVCTSELADLRDRPSLLAAAEFLAISCDPMFTLRAYADAQNLNFGLLTDFWPHGAIASAYGVFAPDRGCALRATFVIDRTGVIRWSVLNPIPEARNPDDYAEALAMVGCEGLEPPTPSV